In Horticoccus luteus, the following proteins share a genomic window:
- a CDS encoding VTT domain-containing protein, whose protein sequence is MSASRSPSSRPPRRAPRVWAIVFGALALGTIAALLWRTQLDWHEVVAWVEALNAPLLLVLFCLLPLTGFSITVFYLVIGARFGPLVGGAFVAGATAVHLLGSHLIARSFLRGPLERFLARRHRHLPHIPEGENAGIALMGALVPGPPYFVRNYLLALSGVPLRIYFWICLPVYVARSYVALCVGDLADSPDARTLAILAGVYVVKLSVCAYVLWRLRRRYRLTHPATHPAAVT, encoded by the coding sequence ATGTCCGCGTCCCGCTCCCCTTCCTCCCGCCCGCCCCGCCGCGCGCCCCGCGTGTGGGCCATTGTCTTCGGCGCCCTCGCGCTCGGCACGATCGCCGCGCTGTTGTGGCGCACGCAACTCGACTGGCACGAGGTCGTCGCCTGGGTCGAGGCGCTCAACGCCCCGCTTCTCCTCGTTCTTTTCTGCCTGCTTCCGCTCACCGGTTTTTCCATCACCGTCTTTTATCTCGTGATCGGCGCGCGCTTCGGCCCGCTGGTCGGCGGCGCCTTCGTGGCCGGCGCCACCGCCGTCCACCTGCTCGGCTCGCACCTCATCGCGCGCAGCTTTTTACGCGGGCCACTCGAACGCTTCCTCGCGCGCCGCCATCGGCACCTGCCCCACATCCCGGAAGGCGAAAATGCCGGCATCGCCCTCATGGGCGCGCTCGTGCCCGGCCCGCCCTACTTTGTGCGCAATTACCTGCTCGCCCTCAGCGGCGTTCCGCTCCGCATCTACTTCTGGATTTGCCTGCCCGTTTACGTCGCGCGCTCTTACGTCGCCCTCTGCGTGGGCGATCTCGCCGATTCCCCCGATGCCCGCACCCTCGCGATCCTCGCCGGCGTTTATGTCGTCAAGCTCAGCGTGTGCGCCTACGTCCTCTGGCGCCTGCGCCGACGCTACCGCCTCACCCACCCCGCCACGCATCCCGCCGCCGTCACGTGA
- a CDS encoding 3'-5' exonuclease — protein MCPRAPPVFTKHGYQAKRTTAAAGAGAAWGGGHGGGGAGVSAWREQRVFFLDFEGSVGSGILEFGVVTLEQGEITATRTRLCAARGAVRREDTAVHGLDAARVAGAAPFSAEWDYFAGLREAGPLAAHYAGAENALLKAVWPYPRRSPDFSRPGQSVVEWGPWLDSARLFAHFFPRAASGRLEDVVRATGGQAELDALAAAHCPAERRHYHAALYDALAGAWLLRALARDPETGRLTMMQMLALSTLDAAKREALQQGELFT, from the coding sequence TTGTGCCCGCGCGCGCCGCCTGTTTTCACGAAGCATGGCTACCAAGCGAAACGAACCACGGCGGCGGCGGGGGCCGGCGCGGCGTGGGGCGGCGGGCACGGCGGAGGCGGGGCGGGCGTGAGCGCGTGGCGGGAGCAACGGGTGTTTTTCCTCGATTTCGAGGGGAGCGTAGGTTCGGGGATTCTGGAATTTGGCGTGGTGACGCTGGAGCAGGGGGAAATCACGGCGACGCGGACGCGGCTGTGCGCGGCGCGCGGCGCCGTGCGGCGGGAGGACACGGCGGTGCACGGGCTGGATGCGGCGCGCGTGGCGGGAGCGGCGCCGTTCAGCGCGGAGTGGGATTATTTTGCGGGGTTGCGGGAGGCGGGGCCGCTGGCGGCACATTACGCGGGCGCGGAAAACGCGTTGCTCAAGGCGGTGTGGCCGTATCCGCGGAGGTCGCCGGATTTTTCGCGCCCGGGGCAGAGCGTCGTCGAGTGGGGGCCGTGGTTGGATTCGGCGCGGCTGTTTGCGCATTTTTTTCCGCGGGCGGCATCGGGCCGGCTGGAGGATGTGGTGCGCGCGACAGGGGGGCAGGCGGAGCTGGACGCGTTGGCGGCGGCGCATTGTCCGGCGGAGCGGCGGCACTATCACGCGGCGCTTTACGATGCGCTGGCGGGGGCGTGGCTGTTGCGGGCGTTGGCGCGCGATCCCGAGACGGGGCGGTTGACGATGATGCAGATGCTGGCGTTGAGCACGCTGGACGCGGCGAAGCGCGAGGCGTTGCAACAAGGGGAGCTGTTCACGTGA
- a CDS encoding phospholipase D-like domain-containing protein, whose protein sequence is MSLFHRHSPRRQKPKRVHEKGDWSRLWIWIVAVVVLGAGYFWLTTASIVEHPIELPTGPADVAFADSVGPLLGAEFSRGNDVQMLVNGVEFFPAMLKAVREAKKTITLETYIWESGKISDEFIAALNERAAAGVKVNVIVDGMGTLKFKNEDRDRLKKAGVKLLTYGREHWYDIKPDINHRTHRKLLIVDGKVGFTGGMCISDTWSGNGDDPDHWRETQVRIEGPVVREMQAVFATNWLQTTAEVLLGPDYFPETYAVGRAKAQCLKSGPQENPENARMSYLLAIAGARKSIRIEHAYFVPDDLSTRMLLLARDRGVKVQVIVPAKNDSHFGRMASRSRWGPLLAHGVEFYLFEPAMLHCKVMIVDDVFVTIGSVNFDNRSFSINDEVSANIIDADVARKNVAVFNHDLKNSRRLTQQEFENRSVWEKGADWFCGLFRSQL, encoded by the coding sequence ATGTCGCTGTTTCATCGCCACTCTCCCCGCCGTCAGAAACCCAAGCGGGTGCATGAAAAAGGCGACTGGTCGCGATTGTGGATCTGGATCGTGGCGGTGGTGGTTTTGGGCGCCGGCTATTTCTGGCTGACGACCGCCAGCATCGTCGAACATCCGATCGAGCTGCCGACCGGTCCGGCGGATGTGGCGTTCGCGGACTCGGTCGGGCCGCTGCTGGGCGCGGAGTTCAGCCGTGGCAACGACGTGCAAATGCTCGTGAACGGCGTGGAGTTTTTCCCCGCGATGTTGAAAGCGGTGCGGGAGGCGAAGAAGACGATCACGCTGGAGACCTACATCTGGGAGTCCGGCAAAATCAGCGATGAATTCATCGCGGCGCTGAACGAACGGGCGGCGGCGGGCGTGAAGGTCAACGTGATCGTGGACGGGATGGGGACGTTGAAATTCAAGAACGAGGACCGCGACCGGTTGAAGAAGGCCGGGGTGAAGTTGCTGACGTATGGGCGCGAGCATTGGTATGACATCAAGCCCGACATCAACCACCGCACGCATCGCAAGCTGCTCATCGTGGATGGCAAGGTGGGGTTCACGGGCGGCATGTGCATCAGCGACACGTGGAGCGGCAATGGCGACGACCCGGACCACTGGCGGGAGACGCAGGTGCGCATCGAAGGCCCGGTGGTGCGGGAGATGCAGGCGGTGTTCGCCACGAACTGGCTGCAGACCACGGCGGAAGTGTTGCTGGGGCCGGATTACTTTCCGGAGACGTATGCCGTGGGTCGCGCGAAAGCGCAGTGCCTGAAGAGCGGGCCGCAAGAAAACCCGGAGAACGCGCGGATGTCCTACCTGCTCGCGATCGCGGGCGCACGAAAGTCCATCCGCATCGAGCATGCGTATTTCGTGCCGGATGATCTTTCGACGCGCATGTTGCTGCTCGCGCGGGACCGGGGCGTGAAGGTGCAGGTGATCGTGCCGGCGAAAAACGATTCGCACTTCGGTCGGATGGCGTCGCGTTCGCGGTGGGGTCCGCTGCTGGCGCACGGCGTGGAGTTTTACCTCTTCGAACCGGCGATGCTGCACTGCAAGGTGATGATCGTGGACGATGTGTTTGTGACGATCGGTTCGGTGAACTTCGACAACCGGTCGTTTTCGATCAACGACGAGGTGAGCGCGAACATCATCGATGCGGATGTGGCGCGGAAAAATGTGGCGGTCTTCAACCACGACTTGAAGAACTCGCGGCGGTTGACGCAGCAGGAGTTCGAGAACCGGTCGGTATGGGAGAAGGGCGCGGATTGGTTCTGCGGCCTGTTTCGCTCGCAGTTGTAG
- a CDS encoding restriction endonuclease subunit S: MSSKTKTAATQKVATPTLVPQLRFPGFKDPWVYEPLSKVLKEHKLKNTAGRDVFSVSMEFGIVNQIELLGRSFAAADTSHYTIGRRFDVVYTKSPLKAFPFGIVKQCKFDGEVALSPLYGVFTPPNPHLGLMIEAYFESPNRSKDFLSPLCQKGAKNTLQITNTTFLSGRLPLPTHPAEQQKIAECLSSVDELIAAQARKLDALKTHKKGLMQQLFPREGETQPRLRFPEFQNAGEWETQPFEQFVTKSFYGTSSSTSPAGRYPVLRMGNMVDGGLDFTNLVYLDLDAESFESFRLENGDILLNRTNSPALVGKISLFQLKSECMTASYIVSYRLNKKRIDPSFCNSMLNTPLYQSRIRSFAKPSVSQANINPTTFKKDLMVSVPSLPEQQRIADCLTRLDDLIAAQTQTLEALKTHKQGLMQQLFPAGAGSGN; the protein is encoded by the coding sequence ATGAGCAGTAAGACGAAAACCGCCGCCACACAGAAAGTCGCAACGCCCACGCTGGTTCCGCAGCTGCGGTTTCCCGGATTCAAAGATCCGTGGGTGTATGAGCCGCTGTCGAAGGTTCTAAAGGAACATAAACTCAAGAACACCGCAGGCCGGGATGTTTTCTCGGTCTCGATGGAATTCGGCATCGTCAACCAAATCGAACTCTTGGGCCGCAGTTTCGCAGCAGCTGATACTTCGCACTACACTATCGGGCGGCGCTTTGATGTGGTTTACACAAAAAGCCCGTTGAAGGCCTTTCCCTTTGGCATCGTCAAGCAATGCAAGTTCGACGGGGAGGTCGCCCTCTCTCCTCTTTACGGTGTGTTCACGCCGCCCAACCCGCACCTGGGTTTGATGATCGAGGCCTATTTTGAATCACCAAATCGGTCGAAGGACTTCCTTTCGCCGCTTTGCCAAAAGGGTGCGAAGAATACACTTCAGATCACAAACACGACCTTCCTGTCTGGCCGTCTCCCGCTTCCTACGCATCCCGCCGAACAACAAAAAATCGCCGAGTGCCTGAGTTCGGTGGACGAGCTGATCGCCGCGCAAGCGCGGAAACTGGACGCGCTCAAGACCCATAAAAAAGGGCTAATGCAGCAGCTTTTCCCCCGCGAAGGCGAAACCCAACCCCGCCTCCGTTTCCCCGAATTCCAAAACGCTGGGGAGTGGGAGACGCAACCATTTGAGCAGTTTGTAACGAAGTCCTTCTACGGCACGTCCAGTTCAACTTCACCGGCAGGAAGGTATCCGGTCCTCCGCATGGGAAACATGGTGGACGGCGGCTTGGATTTCACAAACTTGGTCTATCTCGATTTGGATGCCGAATCATTTGAATCGTTCCGATTAGAGAACGGAGATATTCTTCTCAATAGAACCAATAGTCCTGCGCTGGTCGGAAAGATTTCGCTCTTCCAGCTCAAGTCGGAGTGCATGACTGCCTCCTACATCGTCTCGTATCGCCTGAACAAAAAGCGAATCGACCCTTCGTTTTGCAACTCGATGCTGAACACGCCGCTGTATCAGTCGCGGATAAGGTCGTTCGCAAAGCCAAGCGTCAGCCAAGCGAACATCAACCCGACGACTTTCAAAAAGGACTTGATGGTTTCGGTCCCATCGCTCCCCGAACAACAACGCATCGCTGACTGCCTGACCCGCCTCGACGACCTCATCGCCGCGCAAACCCAAACGCTCGAAGCCCTCAAGACCCACAAGCAAGGCCTGATGCAGCAGCTGTTCCCTGCGGGGGCAGGAAGTGGGAATTGA
- a CDS encoding M3 family metallopeptidase, whose translation MRLVPLFPPAARAALLLLPLAFSATFAADTASTAPMPATNPLLQPSTLPLQFPRFDLIKDEHFAPAFEAGMAEESREVDAIANASAAPTFDNTIVALNRSGRTLDRVDRIFSNLAGANTNPALQAIEREMAPKLAAHNDAIHLNAKLFARVSAVYNQRAQLGLDPESLRLVERTYKDFVRAGAQLSDADKVHLKQMNAQLAELQTTFSQNVLKEKNASSVAVASRDELAGMSEAEIAATQAAAKADGHAGEFVIRLQNTTGQPPLTDLEDRPLREKIMAASLARGSHGGDYDNRATVARIVLLRAQRANLLGYPTHAAYQLEDQTAHDVGTVNKLLADLAPPAVANARREAADIQQIIDRDKGGFQVTAADWDFYAEKVRAARYAFDESQLKPYFELNRVLTDGVFYAAHRLYGLTFKERKDLPVYQPDVRVFEVHDADGSLLAFFIGDYYARPSKRGGAWMNAYVAQSTLLGTQAVVANHLNIPKPSDGQPTLLTFDEVTTMFHEFGHALHGMFSHVKYPRFSGTQVPRDFVEYPSQVNEMWAKWPEVLKHYARHYQTGEPMPPELLEKLLATQKFNQGYATTEYLAASILDQAWHQITPAQAPAADGVLAFEATALKKAGVDFAPVPPRYRTTYFSHVFENGYSAGYYSYIWAEVLDADSVEWFKQHGGLTRENGDHFRATLLSRGGSVDAMKLFHDFTGRDPYVEPLLKRRGLEPVTATKTE comes from the coding sequence ATGCGTCTTGTCCCCCTGTTCCCGCCGGCCGCTCGCGCCGCGCTGCTCCTCCTCCCGCTCGCGTTCTCGGCGACTTTCGCCGCCGATACCGCCAGCACCGCCCCCATGCCCGCCACCAATCCCCTCCTCCAGCCCAGCACGCTGCCGCTGCAGTTTCCCCGCTTCGACCTGATCAAGGACGAACACTTCGCGCCCGCCTTCGAAGCCGGCATGGCCGAGGAATCGCGCGAAGTGGACGCCATCGCCAACGCCTCCGCCGCTCCCACTTTCGACAACACCATCGTCGCCCTCAACCGCTCCGGCCGCACGCTCGATCGCGTTGACCGCATCTTCTCGAATCTCGCCGGCGCCAACACCAACCCCGCCCTCCAGGCCATCGAGCGCGAGATGGCGCCCAAGCTCGCCGCGCATAACGACGCCATTCATCTCAACGCGAAACTCTTCGCCCGCGTTTCCGCCGTTTACAATCAGCGCGCCCAACTCGGCCTCGACCCCGAGTCCCTCCGCCTCGTCGAACGCACCTACAAGGACTTCGTCCGCGCCGGCGCCCAGCTCTCCGATGCCGACAAAGTTCATCTCAAGCAGATGAACGCCCAGCTCGCCGAGCTGCAGACCACTTTCAGCCAGAACGTCCTCAAAGAGAAAAACGCCTCCAGCGTCGCCGTCGCCTCGCGCGATGAACTCGCGGGCATGTCCGAAGCCGAAATCGCCGCCACCCAGGCCGCCGCGAAAGCCGATGGCCACGCCGGTGAGTTCGTCATCCGCCTGCAAAATACCACCGGCCAGCCGCCGCTCACCGATCTCGAGGACCGCCCGCTGCGCGAGAAAATCATGGCCGCGTCCCTCGCCCGCGGCAGCCACGGCGGCGATTACGACAACCGCGCCACCGTCGCGCGCATCGTTCTTCTCCGCGCCCAGCGCGCCAACCTCCTCGGCTATCCCACGCACGCCGCCTACCAGCTCGAAGACCAGACCGCGCACGACGTCGGCACCGTCAACAAACTCCTCGCCGATCTCGCCCCGCCCGCCGTCGCCAACGCCCGCCGCGAAGCCGCCGACATCCAGCAGATCATCGACCGCGACAAAGGCGGCTTCCAAGTCACCGCCGCCGACTGGGATTTCTACGCGGAAAAAGTCCGCGCCGCGCGCTACGCCTTCGACGAGTCGCAACTCAAACCCTACTTCGAACTCAACCGCGTGCTCACCGACGGCGTCTTCTACGCCGCCCACCGCCTCTACGGCCTCACCTTCAAAGAACGCAAGGACCTCCCCGTCTATCAACCCGACGTCCGTGTCTTCGAAGTCCACGACGCCGACGGCTCCCTCCTCGCGTTCTTCATCGGTGATTACTACGCCCGCCCCTCCAAGCGCGGCGGCGCGTGGATGAATGCCTACGTCGCGCAGTCCACCCTCCTCGGCACCCAAGCCGTCGTCGCGAATCACCTCAACATCCCGAAGCCCTCCGACGGCCAGCCCACGCTGCTCACGTTCGACGAGGTCACCACGATGTTCCACGAGTTCGGCCACGCACTGCACGGCATGTTCTCGCACGTAAAATATCCCCGCTTCTCCGGCACCCAGGTCCCGCGCGACTTCGTCGAATACCCGTCCCAAGTGAACGAGATGTGGGCCAAGTGGCCCGAAGTCCTCAAGCACTACGCCCGTCATTACCAGACCGGCGAGCCGATGCCGCCCGAGCTCCTCGAAAAACTGCTCGCCACGCAAAAATTCAACCAGGGCTACGCCACCACCGAATACCTCGCCGCATCGATCCTCGATCAGGCGTGGCACCAGATCACCCCCGCGCAGGCCCCCGCCGCCGACGGCGTGCTCGCGTTTGAAGCCACCGCGCTGAAGAAAGCCGGCGTCGACTTCGCACCCGTGCCCCCGCGCTACCGCACGACGTATTTCTCGCACGTGTTCGAGAACGGCTACTCCGCCGGTTACTACTCCTACATCTGGGCCGAAGTGCTCGATGCCGACAGCGTCGAATGGTTCAAACAACACGGCGGCCTCACCCGCGAAAATGGCGACCACTTCCGCGCGACGCTCCTCTCCCGCGGCGGCAGCGTGGATGCGATGAAACTCTTCCACGACTTCACCGGCCGCGATCCCTACGTGGAGCCGCTCCTGAAACGCCGCGGCCTCGAACCCGTGACGGCGACGAAAACCGAATAA
- a CDS encoding NUDIX domain-containing protein: MPVISAGILLHRQRSGSCEVFLVHPGGPFWAKKDAAAWSIPKGECAAGEDPLVAAQREFTEETGFRAPGPFTPLGEIKLSSGKRLLAWSAPGDCDPARIVSNTFRLEWPPRTGRFAEFPEIDRAAWFPLPVAAEKLHRSQLPLLSALAL; the protein is encoded by the coding sequence ATGCCCGTCATCAGCGCCGGAATTCTCCTGCACCGCCAGCGATCCGGAAGTTGTGAGGTTTTCCTCGTGCATCCCGGCGGCCCGTTCTGGGCGAAAAAAGACGCCGCCGCGTGGTCCATCCCCAAGGGCGAGTGCGCCGCCGGCGAAGACCCGCTCGTCGCTGCGCAACGCGAGTTCACCGAAGAAACCGGCTTTCGCGCCCCCGGCCCGTTTACTCCCCTCGGCGAAATCAAGCTCTCCAGCGGCAAACGCCTTCTCGCCTGGTCAGCGCCCGGCGACTGCGATCCGGCGCGGATCGTGAGCAACACGTTTCGTCTCGAATGGCCGCCCCGCACCGGACGTTTCGCGGAATTTCCCGAGATCGACCGCGCCGCATGGTTTCCCCTCCCCGTCGCCGCCGAAAAGCTTCACCGCTCCCAACTCCCGCTGCTCTCCGCCCTGGCTCTCTGA
- a CDS encoding PTS sugar transporter subunit IIA: MAGVITPLLDPSRVLLGVQSTKRTAALHEVAALLEAHSEMTHFQGFYDELLARERLDTTSLGNGVALPHARTDHVKKIVLAVGRSDQGIVFENSNETIRLLFMLGTPKANPGAYLQVVGTLCKILKDPANRTALLTAATPAEFIAALAAAEAKLFAA, encoded by the coding sequence ATGGCTGGCGTAATCACTCCCCTCCTCGACCCTTCCCGCGTGCTGCTCGGTGTGCAAAGCACCAAGCGCACCGCCGCCCTGCACGAGGTCGCCGCCCTCCTCGAAGCCCATTCGGAGATGACCCATTTCCAAGGCTTCTACGACGAACTCCTCGCCCGCGAACGGCTCGATACCACCAGCCTCGGCAACGGCGTCGCCCTCCCTCACGCGCGCACCGACCACGTGAAAAAAATCGTGCTCGCCGTCGGCCGCAGCGACCAGGGCATCGTGTTTGAAAACAGCAACGAGACCATTCGCCTGCTGTTCATGCTCGGCACGCCGAAGGCCAATCCCGGCGCCTACCTTCAAGTGGTCGGCACTCTCTGCAAAATTTTGAAGGACCCCGCGAATCGCACCGCGCTGCTCACCGCCGCCACGCCCGCCGAGTTCATCGCCGCCCTCGCCGCCGCCGAAGCGAAACTCTTCGCCGCCTGA
- a CDS encoding type I restriction endonuclease subunit R: MPSAVHEQDIEDLFIQKLRDLKYTDRPDIHDRASLEANFREKFEALNRVRLTDAEFARLLEEIVTPDVFTAAKTLRQINAFTRDDGTPLNYTLVNIKDWCKNTFEVVNQLRINTDYSHHRYDILLLINGVPCVQIELKTLGIHPRRAMEQIVDYKNDPGNGYTKTLLCFLQLFIVSNRDSTYYFANNNARHFSFNQDERFLPIYQFADEANKKITHLDDFAATFLVKCTLGHTISRYMVLIQSEQKLLMMRPYQVYAVKHLVTCIQQDSGNGFIWHTTGSGKTLTSFKAATLLKDNPDLAKCLFVVDRKDLDRQTREEFNRFQEGCVEENTNTAALVRRLLSEDYADKVIVTTIQKLGLALDETSKRNQQRKKNDQPTYKEMLAPLRDQRIAFIFDECHRSQFGENHRAIKEFFPRAQLFGFTGTPIFEENAAQQKIEDTQASMKTTEDLFQKRLHAYTITHAIEDGNVLRFHVDYYTPGTPTSPSAGSSSEPTRTSALPGSALPALAKRAVIEAILQKHDTATGGRRFNALLATSSINDAIEYHALFATLQAEKQKADPDYKPLNIACVFSPPAEGDPDVKQIQEDLPQEQADNEVEPDQKKDALKAILADYNTRYGTNHRISEFDLYYQDVQKRIKDQQWPNSDYPAAQKIDVTIVVDMLLTGFDSKYLNTLYVDKNLKHHGLIQAFSRTNRVLNATKPYGNILDFRQQQDAVDAAIALFSGEKTGQQAREIWLVDKAPVVIEKLAAAVQKLDAFMKSQGLDCAPSSVANLKGDAAKTVFIERFKEVQRLKTQLDQYTDLTEENKAAIEQVLPDESLRGFKGQYLETAKKLKEQQGKTTGGKADADDPVAQIDFEFVLFASAVIDYDYIMGLIARFAGQTTGKVKMSRDELVALIRGQSNLMDQSDDIVAYIDSLKEVKGLGEDAIRDGYTRFKAEKDAAELAAIAQKHALAPAALQTFVDGILTRMIFDGEHLSDLMAPLDLGWKARTQAELALMADLLPLLTKRAGGRDISGLSAYEQ, translated from the coding sequence ATTCCCAGCGCCGTCCACGAGCAGGACATCGAAGACCTGTTCATCCAAAAGCTGCGCGACCTCAAATACACCGACCGTCCCGATATCCACGACCGCGCCTCACTCGAAGCCAACTTCCGCGAAAAGTTCGAGGCCCTCAACCGCGTCCGCCTCACCGACGCCGAGTTCGCCCGCCTGCTCGAAGAGATCGTCACGCCCGATGTCTTCACCGCCGCCAAGACTCTCCGCCAGATCAACGCCTTCACCCGCGACGACGGCACGCCGCTCAACTACACCTTGGTCAACATCAAGGACTGGTGCAAAAACACCTTCGAGGTCGTCAACCAGCTCCGCATCAACACCGACTACAGCCACCACCGCTACGACATCCTGCTCCTCATCAATGGCGTGCCCTGCGTGCAGATCGAGCTGAAGACCCTTGGCATCCATCCGCGCCGGGCCATGGAGCAGATCGTCGATTACAAGAACGACCCCGGCAACGGCTACACCAAGACGCTCCTGTGCTTCCTCCAGCTCTTCATCGTCAGCAACCGCGACAGCACCTACTACTTCGCCAACAACAACGCCCGCCATTTCTCCTTTAATCAGGACGAGCGTTTCCTGCCCATCTACCAGTTCGCCGACGAGGCCAACAAAAAGATCACCCACCTCGACGACTTCGCCGCCACCTTCCTGGTGAAATGCACCCTCGGCCACACCATCAGCCGCTACATGGTGCTCATCCAGAGCGAGCAGAAGCTGCTCATGATGCGTCCGTATCAGGTCTATGCGGTAAAGCACCTCGTCACCTGCATCCAGCAGGACAGCGGCAACGGCTTCATCTGGCACACCACGGGCAGCGGCAAGACCCTCACCTCCTTCAAGGCCGCCACCCTCCTCAAGGACAATCCCGACCTCGCCAAGTGCCTCTTCGTCGTGGATCGCAAGGACCTCGACCGGCAGACGCGCGAGGAGTTCAACCGCTTCCAGGAAGGCTGTGTTGAGGAAAACACCAACACCGCCGCCCTCGTGCGCCGCCTGCTTTCCGAGGACTACGCCGACAAGGTCATCGTCACCACCATCCAGAAGCTCGGCCTCGCCCTCGACGAGACCAGCAAGCGCAACCAGCAGCGGAAAAAGAACGACCAGCCCACCTACAAGGAGATGCTCGCCCCGCTGCGCGACCAGCGCATCGCCTTCATCTTCGACGAGTGCCACCGCTCCCAGTTCGGCGAGAACCACCGGGCCATCAAAGAATTCTTCCCCCGCGCCCAGCTCTTCGGCTTCACCGGCACGCCCATCTTCGAGGAAAACGCCGCCCAGCAGAAGATCGAGGACACCCAGGCCTCCATGAAGACCACGGAAGACCTCTTCCAGAAACGTCTCCACGCCTACACCATCACCCACGCCATCGAGGATGGAAACGTCCTCCGCTTCCACGTCGATTACTACACCCCGGGAACGCCGACGTCCCCGTCGGCAGGTTCGAGCTCGGAGCCGACGAGGACGTCGGCGCTCCCAGGCTCGGCGCTCCCAGCCCTCGCCAAACGCGCCGTCATCGAGGCCATCCTCCAAAAACACGACACCGCCACCGGCGGACGCCGCTTCAACGCCCTCCTCGCCACCTCCTCCATCAACGACGCCATCGAATACCACGCGTTGTTCGCCACCCTGCAGGCCGAGAAACAGAAGGCCGATCCCGATTATAAACCGCTCAATATCGCCTGCGTCTTCTCCCCGCCCGCCGAGGGCGATCCCGATGTGAAGCAGATCCAGGAAGATCTGCCGCAGGAGCAGGCCGACAACGAGGTCGAGCCCGACCAGAAAAAGGACGCCCTCAAGGCCATCCTCGCCGACTACAACACCCGCTACGGCACCAATCACCGCATCTCCGAGTTCGATCTCTACTATCAGGACGTCCAGAAGCGCATCAAAGACCAGCAGTGGCCCAACTCCGACTACCCCGCCGCGCAGAAAATCGACGTTACCATCGTGGTGGACATGCTGCTCACCGGCTTTGATTCCAAATACCTGAACACGCTCTACGTGGACAAGAACCTCAAGCACCACGGCTTGATCCAGGCCTTCTCCCGCACCAACCGCGTGCTCAACGCCACCAAGCCCTACGGCAACATCCTCGACTTCCGCCAGCAGCAGGACGCCGTCGATGCCGCCATCGCCCTCTTCTCCGGCGAAAAGACCGGCCAGCAGGCCCGCGAAATCTGGCTCGTGGACAAGGCCCCCGTGGTCATCGAGAAACTTGCCGCCGCCGTGCAAAAGCTCGACGCCTTCATGAAGTCGCAGGGCCTCGACTGCGCGCCCTCCTCCGTCGCCAACCTGAAGGGCGATGCCGCCAAGACAGTTTTTATTGAGCGTTTCAAGGAAGTCCAGCGGCTCAAAACCCAGCTCGATCAATACACCGACCTGACCGAAGAAAACAAAGCCGCCATCGAGCAGGTGCTGCCGGATGAAAGTCTGCGCGGTTTTAAAGGCCAGTATCTGGAAACCGCCAAGAAACTCAAAGAGCAGCAGGGCAAAACCACGGGCGGCAAAGCAGACGCCGACGATCCCGTGGCCCAGATCGACTTCGAGTTCGTGCTCTTCGCCTCCGCCGTCATTGATTACGACTACATCATGGGCCTCATCGCCAGGTTTGCCGGTCAGACGACTGGCAAAGTTAAGATGAGCCGCGACGAACTCGTCGCCCTCATACGCGGCCAGTCCAACCTCATGGATCAAAGCGACGACATCGTCGCTTACATCGACTCGCTCAAAGAGGTCAAAGGCCTCGGCGAAGACGCCATCCGCGACGGCTACACCCGCTTCAAAGCCGAGAAAGACGCCGCCGAACTCGCCGCCATCGCGCAAAAACACGCCCTCGCCCCCGCCGCCCTGCAAACCTTCGTGGACGGCATCCTCACCCGCATGATCTTCGACGGCGAGCACCTGAGCGATCTCATGGCTCCGCTCGACCTCGGCTGGAAAGCCCGCACCCAGGCCGAACTCGCCCTCATGGCCGACCTGCTCCCCCTCCTCACCAAACGCGCCGGTGGCCGCGACATCTCAGGACTCAGCGCGTATGAGCAGTAA